From the Pungitius pungitius chromosome 6, fPunPun2.1, whole genome shotgun sequence genome, one window contains:
- the LOC119195672 gene encoding pleckstrin homology domain-containing family A member 5-like isoform X4 — protein sequence MAADIQPEWISALPSSWSYGVTRDGRVFFINEEAKSTTWLHPVSGEAVITGHRNTPDLPTGWEEGYTFEGARCFINHNERKVTCKHPVSSLPSQDNCIFVVNEQSASKVPANEKDRPLSTMSEASNYTGSSDYSANPTNTADRPSRPSKKIHNFGKRSNSIRRNPGAPVIKRNWLYKQDSTGMKLWKKRWFVLSDLCLFYYRDEKEEGILGSILLPSFRVSMLSVDDHINRKYAFKGRGPVPWDPLVCTRSVGLFTETTKQSCLARLNTDTQESAQGLSNHTAHSFSNLHSERARDRPADPSSGMA from the exons ATGGCGGCGGATATACAGCCCGAGTGGATTTCTGCTCTCCCTTCTTCCTGGAGTTACGGGGTGACTCGAGATGGACGCGTCTTCTTCATTAA CGAGGAAGCCAAGAGCACAACCTGGCTGCATCCGGTGAGCGGCGAGGCGGTAATAACCGGCCACAGGAACACTCCAG ACCTACCCACTGGATGGGAGGAAGGATATACTTTCGAGGGTGCGCGCTGCTTCATCAA CCACAATGAGCGGAAGGTGACCTGCAAGCATCCGGTCTCAAGCTTACCCTCGCAAGACAATTGCATCTTTGTCGTCAACGAACA atctGCCTCCAAAGTGCCGGCGAATGAGAAGGATCGGCCACTAAGCACCATGAGTGAGGCCTCCAACTACACAGGCAGTTCGGACTACTCCGCAAACCCCACCAACACGGCAGACAGA CCATCGAGACCTTCCAAAAAAATCCACAACTTTGGGAAGAGATCCAACTCCATCAGGAGGAATCCCGGTGCGCCAGTAATCAAGAGGAACTGGCTTTATAAACAG GACAGCACGGGGATGAAGCTGTGGAAGAAGCGGTGGTTCGTGCTGTCTGACCTGTGCCTCTTCTACTACAGAG ACGAAAAGGAGGAGGGGATTCTTGGCAGCATCCTCCTGCCGAGCTTCCGTGTGTCCATGCTGTCTGTGGACGACCACATCAACAGGAAATATGCCTTCAAG GGCAGGGGGCCCGTTCCATGGGATCCACTGGTGTGTACGCGATCTGTGGGTCTTTTTACAGAGACCACAAAGCAGTCTTGCCTAGCACGgctaaacacagacacccagGAGTCTGCTCAAGGTCTCTCCAACCACACAGCCCACTCCTTTTCCAACCTCCActcggagagagcgagagaccgACCGGCCGACCCCTCTTCAGGAATGGCCTGA
- the LOC119195672 gene encoding pleckstrin homology domain-containing family A member 5-like isoform X5: MAADIQPEWISALPSSWSYGVTRDGRVFFINEEAKSTTWLHPVSGEAVITGHRNTPDLPTGWEEGYTFEGARCFINHNERKVTCKHPVSSLPSQDNCIFVVNEQSASKVPANEKDRPLSTMSEASNYTGSSDYSANPTNTADRPSRPSKKIHNFGKRSNSIRRNPGAPVIKRNWLYKQDSTGMKLWKKRWFVLSDLCLFYYRDEKEEGILGSILLPSFRVSMLSVDDHINRKYAFKGREQLKNIVSAIQ, from the exons ATGGCGGCGGATATACAGCCCGAGTGGATTTCTGCTCTCCCTTCTTCCTGGAGTTACGGGGTGACTCGAGATGGACGCGTCTTCTTCATTAA CGAGGAAGCCAAGAGCACAACCTGGCTGCATCCGGTGAGCGGCGAGGCGGTAATAACCGGCCACAGGAACACTCCAG ACCTACCCACTGGATGGGAGGAAGGATATACTTTCGAGGGTGCGCGCTGCTTCATCAA CCACAATGAGCGGAAGGTGACCTGCAAGCATCCGGTCTCAAGCTTACCCTCGCAAGACAATTGCATCTTTGTCGTCAACGAACA atctGCCTCCAAAGTGCCGGCGAATGAGAAGGATCGGCCACTAAGCACCATGAGTGAGGCCTCCAACTACACAGGCAGTTCGGACTACTCCGCAAACCCCACCAACACGGCAGACAGA CCATCGAGACCTTCCAAAAAAATCCACAACTTTGGGAAGAGATCCAACTCCATCAGGAGGAATCCCGGTGCGCCAGTAATCAAGAGGAACTGGCTTTATAAACAG GACAGCACGGGGATGAAGCTGTGGAAGAAGCGGTGGTTCGTGCTGTCTGACCTGTGCCTCTTCTACTACAGAG ACGAAAAGGAGGAGGGGATTCTTGGCAGCATCCTCCTGCCGAGCTTCCGTGTGTCCATGCTGTCTGTGGACGACCACATCAACAGGAAATATGCCTTCAAG GGAAGAGAGCAACTAAAGAACATTGTTTCGGCCATACAATGA